The following proteins are encoded in a genomic region of Desulfosporosinus youngiae DSM 17734:
- a CDS encoding YveK family protein: MEEKVDLRQYWGVLRKRWIIVVALPLIAALTSGVISFFVIKPVYQASTTLIVGKKAAESGQEAVKMLDNNVLQANQQLAKTYALIAQSRTVEEKVIEELDLELTVEGLDRLISINQVKTTEILEIQVSNTNSELAASIANTMAQEFSKAVIEIKKVDSVSIVDTAVIPDKPIKPNKLLNILIAFIAGLMVSLGLVFLLEYMDNTVKTSSDVEKLLGIPVLGIIPDYEMGK, encoded by the coding sequence ATGGAAGAGAAAGTAGATTTAAGGCAGTATTGGGGTGTGCTGCGAAAACGATGGATCATCGTGGTGGCTTTGCCACTCATCGCGGCACTCACCAGTGGAGTGATTAGCTTTTTTGTCATAAAACCGGTTTACCAAGCTTCAACCACCTTGATTGTGGGAAAGAAAGCTGCAGAGTCCGGCCAAGAGGCAGTCAAAATGCTCGATAATAATGTACTTCAAGCGAACCAACAACTTGCCAAAACCTATGCCCTGATCGCCCAAAGTCGTACCGTCGAAGAAAAAGTGATCGAAGAACTGGATTTAGAGCTGACGGTTGAAGGACTCGATCGTCTGATCTCCATAAATCAGGTGAAGACGACAGAAATCCTGGAAATCCAGGTGAGCAATACAAACTCTGAGCTGGCAGCCTCGATAGCCAACACAATGGCGCAAGAGTTTTCTAAGGCTGTCATTGAAATTAAAAAAGTTGACAGTGTAAGTATTGTGGATACTGCAGTGATTCCGGATAAGCCCATTAAGCCTAATAAATTGCTGAACATATTGATTGCCTTTATTGCCGGCCTTATGGTTTCCCTTGGCTTGGTCTTCTTGTTGGAATATATGGATAACACGGTAAAGACTTCGAGTGATGTTGAGAAGCTTTTAGGGATTCCAGTACTGGGAATCATTCCAGACTATGAAATGGGAAAATAA